The DNA region ACCACAGGCGTGGCAAGCACAGCAGGTAAGTTTGCTTCCTGTTTCGCTCTTGGTGCCCGCCTATTAAAAGACTTCTATCCGGAATTTGCTGCGGAGATTGGTACAAAAGCGGACGCAGCTTATCAGGAAGGTGTAAAGAAACCGGGTGCTTGTCAGACAGCCTCCGTCAAGTCTCCTTATATTTATGAAGAAGACAATTGGGTAGACGATATGGAACTGGGCGCTATGGAACTTTTCAAAAGTACCGGAGATTTTAAATACCTGGAACAAGCCGTTGAATACGGACGTCGCGAACCCGTTACTCCATGGATGGGGGCTGACAGTGCCCGCCACTACCAATGGTATCCATTCATGAATATAGGACATTATCATCTGGCAAAAGTACATAACGAGCGCCTTAGCAAAGAATTTATCCGGAATATGCATGCCGGCATAGCACGCACCTATGAGAAAGCTGTTGAAAGTCCTTTCATGCACGGCATTCCTTACACCTGGTGTTCCAATAACCTGACAACTGCCATGCTGACACAATGCCGTCTGTATCGTGAAGCAACAGGTGACGAAACTTATAAAGAAATGGAAGCCGGCATGCTTGACTGGTTGTTCGGTTGCAATCCCTGGGGAACCAGCATGATTGTAGAACTCCCTCTATATGGAGATTACCCTTCTCAACCGCACTCTTCATTACTCAACGCAGGTGTAGGAAATACTACAGGCGGTCTCGTAGACGGCCCTGTATACCGCACTATTTTCGAAAGCCTCCGCGGAGTAAACATGACAGGTATTCCCGGCACTCCCGGACAGGATTATGAACGTTTCCAGCCTAACCTGATGGTATATCATGATGCCATTCATGACTACTCCACGAACGAACCGACCATGGACGGAACAGCTTGTCTCACTTATTATCTCTCCGCCATGCAGAAAGAAGGTATGAAGCAGGCGGACATTCAGAGTGATAAGAATGTATATGTAAATGGCGGTATCATCCGCACTGATCCATCAAAGAAACAAATAACGCTTGTCTTTACTGCCGCCGATAAAGCAGACGGCGCTGATGCTATTATCAGTACACTGAAGAAACATGGTATCAAAGGAGGTTTCTTCTTCACCGGTGAATTTTATGAGCTTTACCCCGATGTAGTGAAACGACTGCGTGTAGAAGGCCATCTGGTAGGTAGCCACAGTTATGGACACTTATTGTATATGCCATGGGAAAACCGTGATTCTTTATTGGTGACACGCGAGCAATTTGAGCAGGATATGCTGAAGAGTTACGAAGTTATGCGCAAAGCAGGTATCGAATACAAAGATGCTCCGGTATATATTCCACCTTACGAATATTATAATAAAGAAATTGCCGCATGGGCAAAGAATATGGGTATACAACTTATCAACTATACACCCGGCACGATGAGCAATGCGGACTATACCACTCCAGACATGGGTGCCAAATACCGTAGCAGTAAGTTCATCTATGACAAAATCATGGAGGTAGAGAAAAAAGAAGGACTAAACGGGCATCTGATGTTGATACACTTCGGTACAGACGACCGCCGTACAGATAAGTTCTACAATGGTTATCTGGACAAAATGATTAAAACGTTGAAACGGAAAGGTTATACTTTCGTACCTGTCCTTGAAGCAACAGGAATATAGTTCATACCCATAGTTATTATAAAAAGGTTAGTTAAAGGTTATCATGCAAAGGTATTTAAGGTAATATTCAATCGGTTTGTTTTCAGTAGACTTTTTCCCACCCCCAAGGGAAAAAGTTACAAACCAAAGCTCCATGCCTGCGAAGGTCCGGAGCTTTTTCTATTGTCAGATTTAAATAAATGCGTGATAACGAAGAATCAGAAACTATCCTTCACAGCCTGCAACAAAGACTGAATATCTTCCTCCGTCGTATCAAAAGAGGTCACAAAACGAATTTCATTTTCAGCTTCATTCCAGAAATAAAAGAAGTAAGACTTCATCAATCTATCAATAACCGGACGAGGCATAGTCAGGAACAACTGATTACTCTCCATCTTTTGTGTGAATTGTACATCCGGCAATGTTTGCAACCCTTCATATAGTTTCTGTGCCATCGCATTGGCATGTGCAGCATTCTTTTTCCACAAATCATCCGTAAGATACGCTGTGAACTGACAAGAAAGGTAACGCAATTTAGAAGCTAACTGAGCCGACTGTTTCCGTACATAAAGCGCTTCTTTTTTCAAGTCCGGATTGAAGATTATTACACTTTCACCTAACATCAATCCATTCTTCGTTCCACCGAAACTAAGAATATCAATGCCACAATCCACTGTCAGTTCCTTGAAGCTAAGATTCAACGCAACACAAGCATTCGCTAAACGCGCCCCGTCCATATGCACATACATACCATATTCATGCGCCAGGGTAGTCAGCGCTTTCAATTCTCCCGGAGTATAGACAGTACCTAATTCCGAACATTGAGAAATATAAATAGCACCCGGTTGAGAATGGTGCTGTTCCCCGAAGTTCTTCAGATAAGGACGTATCAACTCCGGCGTCAGTTTACCATCCGGTGTTGCAATAGGACGTATCTGGCATCCTGTCATACGGGCAGGTGCACCACATTCATCTACGTAAATATGTGCAGTCTCCGCACAAAGAATTAAATTATAAGGGCGGGTAGCCAACTGCAAAGCTACTGCATTACTTCCTGTCCCATTGAAAACAAACAGTGGCTCGCAATCAGGCGAAAATGTCTCTTTGATTTTGCGAATGGCTTCCTCTGTCCAAGGATCGTCACCGTAGCCAACTGCGTGATTTTGGTTTGCCCGGTTCAGCGCCTCCATCACCAATGGATGTACACCGGAATTGTTGTCTGAAGCAAAACTTCTCATAGTTATATTGATTTTATCGATAAATAGTTATAGCGTATAAATAATCCTTTAGCTCTAAAGGATATGCAAAGGAACGAAATAATTCGTTAGTAGAAAAAAAGAAGCGTGGATTTTACAATCCACGCTTTCGTTTAGGTTTTCAATCGGTTTTTTCGTTCTTACCCGATATAAACATTCACGCCCAAAAAAATGTAGAGCTCTCCGTCCTCCTGGTGCAATACGATCTTGTCTTCACAAGCTAACCATCCCAGGGCCGCTCCCAGTTCTTTGTCCTTCAGCCCGGACTTTCTCTTCAAAGTCCCATAGTCCCACTTGGCATAATTGCTAAGCAACCTCCAAATTTTGCCTGCGTTCAGGCCGATGTCGCTTTTGTTCATCTCTTTTCGTTATTAAAAAGGTTAAATAATTGATTGGTGATTTGTTTAGGTTATCCTATTATCAGCCTAAAGGTATCACTTTTTATTTATAAAACATAAAAAACGAACAAAAGATATTCTTTTTAATCAAAATTGTAACAGTTTCGTAATAATATACAGGTAATATGAGAAAAAACAGGCCAAAAAAGAGAAAAAAAGACCACAGCACCTTCAAAGAGATGCTGTGGTCATTTATTATAATTATGAATTCAGGGAAAAACGGGTATTACATCATACCACCCATACCGCCCATGCCGGGAGCACCCATTGGCATTTCAGGTTTGTCTTCCTTCTTCTCAACGATTACACATTCAGTAGTCAGGAACATACCTGCAATAGAGGCAGCGTTTTCCAAAGCTACGCGAGCTACTTTTGCAGGATCAACTACACCGGCAGCATGCAGATTTTCATATACATCAGTACGAGCATTGTAACCGAAGTCACCTTTACCTTCGCGTACTTTCTGTACAACTACAGCTCCTTCTTTACCTGCATTGGCAACGATCTGACGTAACGGCTCTTCAATAGCACGCTTAATAATGTCAACACCTGTAGTCTCATCAATGTTATCACCTTTGAAACCTTCCAATGCATCGAGTGCGCGAATGTAAGCTACACCACCACCCGGTACGATGCCTTCTTCAATAGCAGCACGTGTTGCACGTAAAGCATCGTCTACACGATCTTTCTTCTCCTTCATTTCAACTTCAGAAGCAGCACCTACGTAAAGAACAGCAACACCACCAGACAATTTAGCCAGACGTTCTTGCAATTTTTCTTTGTCATAATCAGATTTAGTAGCAGCAATCTGAGCTTTGATCTGTTCGCAACGTTCCTTGATATTTTGTTTGTCACCGGCACCGTTTACGATGGTAGTGTTATCTTTAGAAACTGTGATCTTATCAGCAGTACCCAACATTTCGATGGTAGCTTGTTCCAACTTCAGACCCTTTTCCTCGCTGATCACTACACCACCAGTCAATACGGCAATGTCTTCCAGCATTTCTTTACGACGGTCACCGAAGCCCGGAGCCTTCACAGCACAAATCTTCAACTGAGAACGCAGACGGTTTACAACCAACGTAGTCAAAGCTTCACTATCCACATCTTCCGCGATTACCAACAGAGGACGTCCGGTTTGTACAGCAGGTTCCAGGATAGGCAAGAAATCTTTCAGGTTAGAAATCTTCTTGTCGTAGATCAAGATGTATGGTTTTTCCATTTCGCACTCCATCTTCTCCGTATTAGTAACGAAGTAAGCGGAAAGATAACCACGATCAAACTGCATACCTTCTACCACACCAATAGTAGTATCAGTACCCTTAGCTTCTTCAATAGTAATTACACCGTCTTTAGAAACCTTACGCATTGCATCAGCGATCAACTTACCGATAACCGGATCATTGTTGGCAGATACAGAAGCAACCTGTTCAATCTTATCGTAGTTGTCACCTACTTTTTCTGCTTGTGACTTAATTGAGTCAACCACTTTGGCAACAGCCTTGTCAATACCACGTTTGATATCCATAGGACTTGCACCGGCAGTTACGTTCTTCAAGCCTTCAGCAACAATAGCCTGCGCCAATACAGTAGCAGTAGTAGTACCGTCACCGGCATCGTCACCAGTCTTGGAAGCTACTTCTTTCACCAACTGTGCACCCGTATTCTGGTATGCATCAGACAGTTCTACTTCCTTAGCTACAGTTACACCGTCTTTCGTGATGTGAGGAGCACCGAATTTCTTTTCGATAATCACGTTACGACCTTTGGGACCGAGAGTTACTTTCACTGCATTTGCCAGTGTATCGATACCTTTTTTCAATTGGTCGCGGGCATCGATATTGAATAATATTTCTTTTGCCATAATGATATTTACAATTTAAATATTTTATAATTACTATATTAACCTAACACAGCGAGTACGTCACTTTGACGCATAATCAGATATTTAGTGCCTTCAACTTCCAGTTCAGTACCGGCATACTTGCCATACAAAACAGTGTCGCCCACCTTCAATACCATCTCTTCATCTTTCGTACCGTGACCAACTGCCACAACTTCACCTTTCAAAGGTTTTTCTTTTGCTGTATCCGGAATAATGATACCGCCAATTGTTTTTTCTTCTGCAGGTGCAGGGAGTATCAGCACTCTGTCTGCCAATGGTTTAATGTTCATAGTTCTTTTGTTTTTTATATGTTATACACTTATTATAGTAATGTCTTGTCTCGTTTTAGCGAGACGCAGAACAAATTGCGAAAATCGTGCCAAACGGTAAAGCGAAATTTCTGTCAGTATAAAAACTGACAAATTGGCATCTCAGCATAACTTTTTCATGCAAGCATAAAAGTTATGCTTTCGATTTACATTATCTTTGTACCCTCAAAAAACGTTTTTAGAACATGAATACAGTCTGGATTGTTTTACCTATTCTCACATTATTAATGTTTGAGTTGGGACTAACACTTGAAATTAAAGATTTTAAATTATTTCGTCAACGTCCCTATCCTGTTTTTGCAGGATTGATAGGACAGATAGTCCTTTTACCAATATTGGCTTTTGCATTGGGTTATCTGTTTCATTTGGAACCTCTGTTTTTTATCGGACTTGTGCTCATAGCTTGTTCTCCGGGTGGGAGTTCTTCCAATATATTCTCTATGATAGCCAAAGGTGATGTCGCACTTTCCGTATCACTGACTGCACTCAGCAGTATTATCACCTTGTTTACTATTCCTGTCATTATGGAGCTTGCCACGCAAATTGCAGGAGACAATAGTGGAATAACTATACATTTACCTATCGGCAGCCTCATTATCCAGAATCTACTGCTCATGTTGCTTCCTATTGCAATAGGCGTTTTAACCAAACACTTTTGTCCTAAAGCAGCCGAACGGATACACAAAGTATTATCTAAGATAGCCTTCCCTGCCTTGATTTTATTAGCTACTGTTTTCTTCATACAACATCACGAAACGATAGCTGCACAGATCGGCCGATTAGGCCTGTGCATCACACTAATGATATTATTGGCTATGGGTGGAGGATATTTAATCTCCCGGTCAATGAAATTGAACAGGAAAGAACAGCGTACGCTTATCATTGAAATAGGCATGCAAAATGCAGCCCAAAGTATTGCTATTGCAAGTAGCCCGTTTATTTTCAACAATGACATAATTGCCATACCGGCTATAATTTATGCACTGATGATGAATATAATTCTATTAGTATATGTGGGAATAGTGAAGCGGAAATAACACCGTAGCCAGTCATGGTACCCCAAAATCCCCCATACAAGAAGTTAAGACTTTGCATACAAAAAGTTAACTTCTTGTCAACAGGGAGTTAAGTTCTTGTCAACAAGCTGTTGACGACTGATAAATAACAAGACTAAGACAGTTTAGTCAATATCCAAGTCTGTATCACAACTCAATTCAGTCGAATATCCCTGCCAGAAGCTCTTGGTAGAATGTACTAAAGCACTCCCCATCAAGAAAAGGAATATTACGGCTATTAATGTCATCACCATACCGATGGCTGCGTAATACTTCGGTTCTAAAACATCCATAATAGTTATCTTTGTTAGGTTAGTACTACAAAGATAACCAAGATGGATTACAAAGAGCTTACTCTTTTATGAAGTTTTTATTTCTTTAAAGTTTGTATCAATTCTTCGGCCGAAACCAGAGTCTGTTCACCAGTCTCCATATTCTTGAGTGTCACCTTATTTTCGTTCATTTCATTCTCTCCTACAAGAGCTACAAACGGAATATTTTTGGCATTGGCATAGCCCATCTGTTTTTTCATTTTAGATGAATCCGGGAAGATTTCCGCACGAATACCTTCTGCACGTACTTTGGCAAGTACATTCAAGGAAAAAGCTGCTTCTTTTTCACCAAAGTTGATAAATAGAAGTTGTGTACCGTTTACAGCTTCTTTAGGATAAAGATCAAGCTGGTTCAGCACATCAAAGATACGATCCGCACCAAAGGAGATGCCTACACCAGAAACTCCTGCCATACCGAATACACCGGTAAGATTATCATAGCGACCACCGCCTGTAATACTACCGATTTGTACATCCAATGCTTTCACTTCAAAAATGGCACCGGTATAGTAATTCAACCCACGGGCAAGTGTCAAATCAAGTTCCAATTCATTCTTCAGACCGAAAGCCGATAGAGTTTTCAAGATAAATTCGCTTTCTTCCACTCCTTTCTGACCTGTTTCACTTCCGGAAAGTACTTCTTTCAGGGTAGCCAGTTTCTCCTCGTTGGTGCCGCTCAGTAGAATGATAGGTTGTAATTTGGCAATAGCCTCATCGCTGATACCTTTTTCTTTCAACTCGGCATTCACATTGTCCAGACCGATTTTATCCAGTTTATCAATAGCCACAGTAATATCCACGATCTTATCAGCCTCACCGATAATCTCCGCAATGCCCGTCAAAATCTTACGGTTATTGATCTTGATGCAAACACGGATACCAAAGCGAGTAAATACAGTATCGACAATCTGCATTAATTCCACCTCGTTCAGTAAAGAATCACTACCTACCACGTCAGCATCACATTGATAGAACTCACGATAACGGCCTTTTTGCGGACGATCGGCACGCCACACAGGTTGTATCTGATAGCGTTTGAAAGGGAAAGTTATTTCATCACGGTGCATCACCACGTAGCGGGCAAATGGCACTGTGAGATCATAACGCAAACCTTTTTCACAGAATTTACTTGCGAGTTTGGTTGCATTACGGCTCAGCAATTCCTCATCGGTTAATCCGGAGAAATAATCACCTGAGTTCTGTATTTTAAATAGAAGTTTATCACCTTCTTCACCATATTTCCCCATCAGTGTGGAAAGCATTTCCATTGCAGGCGTTTCAATCTGTTGGAAACCATAGAGATGATATACATCGCGAATGGTATTGAATATATAGTTACGCTTCGCCATTTCTACCGGCGAAAAGTCACGGGTTCCTTTAGGAATACTGGGTTTTGCTGCCATAATTGTTTCAATTACTATTAAAATCGGAGGGCAAAGTTACAGGTTTTTATCGAGATAAGAAAAGAGATAAGCCGGTTTTATGCAAAACAACAATTAAGCTTGTAATACATTCAAGTGTTTACATTTGATAAAACATTCATTTCTACCGGACAAAACATTCGAGCTATTAAAGTTCCCGCATGCTGACTATAGAATAAGATTTTGAGCAGGGATGATTTAGTGAGAGCAGTTACTTTTACAAAGTAACACATAGTCCTTATTCCAAGTAGCATTTGAGTTCTTTTTATGGAACTTTTACATGCGCTTATAAAAAGAAATCGTATTTTTGAGACGAAATTACCAGATTTAAAAGAAGGATAAAGAAGGATTATATGAATTCAGTTATCAGGGAAGTCAGGCAGTGTTTACAAGACAATATAGATGAAAAAGTGTTGAAAACTTCGGGGCACTTCTTCAAGAAAGGAGAAAATGTGCCTGTCTACGGAGTTAGAATGTATAATGTAGGCAAGATAGCCAAAGAATCTTTCAAGGAAATCAAAGAACTGCCGAAAGCTGATGTTTTCGGACTTTGCGAGGAGTTGTGGCAATCGGGATACTTGGAAGAGAATGTGATTGCCTGCGAATGGGCGTATGCTCTCCGGAAAGAATATACACCGGAAGACATTCATGTTTTCAGACACTGGTTGCAGGACTATGTAAATAATTGGGGAGCCTGTGACACGCTATGCAACCATACTATCGGAACGTTCGTCGAAATATTTCCTGAATTTATTTCTGAGTTGAAGGAATGGGCGACATCCGATAATCGTTGGGTAAGGCGTGGTGCTGCCGTCACGCTGATAATTCCTGCACGTAAAGGATTATTCTTCGATGATATTCTCCAAATAGCAACCACCCTGCTTCACGACAAGGATGACCTGGTACAGAAAGGTTACGGCTGGATGCTGAAAGCGGCAAGTGAGGCTTATCAGAAAGAGGTCTTCGATTTTGTAGTCAGCCATAAGGCAACCATGCCACGGACGGCACTGAGGTATGCTATTGAGAAAATGCCACAGGAATTGAGGAAAGAAGCAATGAAAAAGGAGTAAGTATGAATATTGAAGAATACCGGGAATATTGTTTAAGTATCAAGGGAGTAACAGAGAGTTTCCCCTTTGACGAGCATACACTTGTCTATAAAATCATGGATAAGATGTTTACCTTTGCTCCGTTGAATCCTAAAGAGGGACGTTTCTGGGCGGATACGAAATGCGACACTACCAAATCAACGGAACTGATGGAGCAGTATAGCGGCATTACATTCGGCCCCTACTCCGATAAGAAATACTGGATTACCATCTATCTGGAAAGTGATGTGCCGGATAGTCTTATAAAGGAATTAATCAATCATTCCATAGAGGAGGTGGTTAAGAAACTGCCAAAGAAGAAACAGGAAGAATATTATGTCACATTAAGATAATGGGAACCATAACTACAATTGCTCCTTGTGGCATCAACTGCACGTTATGCCACGCCTTTCAGAACGTAAAAAAGAAGTGCCCCGGTTGCAGAAGCATAATCGGGATAATTCGTAAAAGCTGCCTGAACTGCGCCATATCCAACTGTGATAAGAAAGGAAACTATTGCTTTGAATGCATGGAATATCCCTGCAAGCGACTGAAATATTTAGATAGGCAATACCGACTAAAATACAAGATGAGTATTCTTGAAAACCTCGATTACATCAGGCAGAAAGGAGAAGAGGCGTTTATTACCAGTCAAAGCCAGAAATATACTTGTCTGGATTGCGGCAAACTAAGAACCGTACATTATGATTATTGCATCTATTGCAAACAGGAAAAGAAGAAATAACCTTCTGTATCCTCCTTTTGGATGCCTGGGATAGTCAGACCGTATCAGCAAATGCAAAAATCACCATAAAGAAGCAGGTGTTGATACTGCGCAGGATATTGGCTATCGCCAGAGAAAGCTCACCCAGATGCTCTATAGCGATGAAAAACAGAAATCATTGCGATGAAAATAGTAGGGAAGTACACGTCTATCTTTTCCCGTTATTTTGCCAGCATGGTGGCAAAAAGTTCAGAGGATATACCCTTGTGGAGCATATCCTCTGTTGATATCAGAAATCAAACTTTTCGAGCTTCATGGAAGCCAATCCCTGTATTTTGGGAACTAACGTCACAAAATGTTCCGCTTTCTCATGGGCGGACAATGATTCTGCATCCTGCCATGTTTCGCAAATCATCAAGACATCATTACGGGTAGCGCTTTCAAAAACATCATAGGCAATGCAGCCTTTGTCTTTCAAAGAAGATACCACCAACTCTTTTGCAGCTTCCAACACCGCAGCACGGTTACTTTCGTTTACTTGAATAAAAACATTCAGTCTAATCATATTTGTAGAATTTTAAAAGTACGCTGCAAATGTAAACAGAAAAGTCGGAACTCTGATTCACTTGTCTGCATAAATACCGATGCGGTTGCCTTCCGAATCGACAAATACTGCAAAATAGCCTTTGCCATCGGCTTCTATCTTCGTGCAGGGAATGAGTACTTTCCCGCCCTTCTGCAACACACGCTCAAGGGTAGTCGATATATTATCCGTATTGAAATGGATAAGTACACCTTTCTCAGAAGGGAGAAAATCAGGCAGGAGGTCAAAAGATTGTGAGATGGCTCCTACGGTTTCACCGTCTTCGGTGAAGCATGCCATCTTCTCCTGTTCACACTCAAAGACCGGAAGTTTCATGTTCAGCACGGTCTCATAAAAATCTACAGCCCGATGGAAGTCAGTAGCCGGAATCTCAAAAAATGCAATCAACTTTTTCATTTTGGTTTCTTTTTAGGGTTATTACTATGCCTTTGCAAAGACATTGCAAAAGTAGAGCAAGACGGGAAACCTCCATAGAAGAAAACGGACATCTTTAGAGAGTGGAGAAATAATCGGAAACGGGAGCGCATACGGACAGGTATTCCGCAGGAGTGTAACCGGAGAAGAGTTTAAACTCCTTAATCATGTGCGACTGGTCGGAGAAGCCACATTCATAGGCCACTTGCGCGAAAGGTGAACTGGGATTCTGTTGCAGGACGTACAAGGCACGCTGCATACGCACGATGCGGAGAAATTCTTTTGGGGTAGTACCGATATAATCGGTAAAGACACGACCGAACTGCTTGGTACTGAGACAAGCTACATCGGAAAGTTGCAAAGTGTTTACCTGCGGATGAAGATTGATTTCGTCCAGAACAGTCGATAACCGTTTCAGATTATATTCGGAACCGGAGACCAGGCGACGGAAAAAGAATTGTTCAATCAACCGGATGCACTGGTCGTTATCCGGAGTTTCCGTTATCCGGCAGGATAAATCGGAGAGTTCCCTGTCTTCCACTTCATCCGTGGAAACATTCTGCCCGTTGAAAAGATGCAGGGGCATTTGCAGAAAGACTTTTGCCGCATAGGGCTGAAAGACGACCGCTATCATTTCTATAACTCCTGTCGACACGACATCGGAGAAACCGAAAGTTTGTCCGCTAATAAAGGATTGCGGCTGCAACTGCGAATCTTGCAGGCACATCAAGCGTTTGCCTTTATGAAACACCAGTTGCACGCAGCCGACGGGCAAGGTACGTTCCGACACCGGCAAAGCGGCATCATCCCGCAATATCCAGTAATAACGGATATAGGGAGACAATGCAGGAGCAGGTTTTACGATACGGAAGGTTTGCATAGTGCAAATATAAAGGATTTGATTTTTGCGGCAAAGGTAGACAAAGGGTTTTAGGGGGAATAGTAAAAAAGGGACATTATTTATAGAATCTGCCCGCTTGCAGTAAAATAGAATATCGCCAACTGCAAACTTTGCAGTTGAAAGTAAGCAAACGGCTGAAAATATCAACGAAATAAAAAGCCAAGAACAAACACGACATAGGAGACGTTATAAATTAAAGCCTAAAAGATATGAGAACAATCACCAGACATACCGTGAAGGAAGTGGATATTCCCCGTTATATGGGTACATGGCATGAAATTGCCCGTTACGAAAATCATTTCGAGAAAGATATGACAGATGTCACCGCAACTTATACTTTGCAATCCGACGGAAGTATCAAAGTAGAAAATGCAGGTTACCTGAACGGTGTGCGCAAGAAAGCAACCGGACATGCCAAATTGCCAGATCCGCAGCAACCGGGCAAATTGAAGGTTTCCTTTTTTCTGTGGTTCTATTCCGACTATTACATATTGGAACTGGATAAAGAAAATTATAGTTATGCATTAGTAGGCAGCAGTAATGATAAGTTTCTGTGGATATTGTGTCGTGAGAAACAACTATCGGAAAATGTAAAAGAACAACTTCTCAACACAGCTACCCAATATGGATACGATACAAAAAAACTGATTTTCAGTTGATATCAAATCCAAGGTTAATTCTTGAACAAAAAACTATTTATTATTCACCCCATACCCGAACAAAGCGAAGTCTCCGAAACAGGGATCATCCGGAAATACTTCCGCCAATGCGGCAGTTATCCTTTGTGCGTTTTTCAAAGAAAAGGTTTCCGTCTCGGTCAGTTCCAGCAAGCGGGCTACACGGCAGACGTGTGTATCCAAAGGAATAATCAATTCCCGGCAATCAAAACTTTCCCAAATACCGAAATCAACTTCCGGTCCTTTCCGTATCATCCAGCGCAGGAACATATTCAGCTTCTTCTGCGGACTTTT from Bacteroides sp. MSB163 includes:
- a CDS encoding glycoside hydrolase family 9 protein is translated as MKSNHWLLTVALTFIVLQVKADSWIRINQLGYLPQSVKVAVFMSEEPADIQEYALIDAFTEQTVRTFNSTKATGKMGLMKSTYRLDFSDFNQPGTYYLKAGKAVSPRFPINNHVYNGTADFLLNYMRQQRCGYNPFLKDSCHVHDGYILYHPTKTGQHIDVRGGWHDATDYLQYTTTSANAIYQMMFAYQENPNSFGDFYDAAGLPGANGIPDIVDEIKWGLDWLNRMNPAPGELYNQIADDRDHAGMRLPNKDEVDYGYGPGKGRPVYFCSGEPQVRGQFMNATTGVASTAGKFASCFALGARLLKDFYPEFAAEIGTKADAAYQEGVKKPGACQTASVKSPYIYEEDNWVDDMELGAMELFKSTGDFKYLEQAVEYGRREPVTPWMGADSARHYQWYPFMNIGHYHLAKVHNERLSKEFIRNMHAGIARTYEKAVESPFMHGIPYTWCSNNLTTAMLTQCRLYREATGDETYKEMEAGMLDWLFGCNPWGTSMIVELPLYGDYPSQPHSSLLNAGVGNTTGGLVDGPVYRTIFESLRGVNMTGIPGTPGQDYERFQPNLMVYHDAIHDYSTNEPTMDGTACLTYYLSAMQKEGMKQADIQSDKNVYVNGGIIRTDPSKKQITLVFTAADKADGADAIISTLKKHGIKGGFFFTGEFYELYPDVVKRLRVEGHLVGSHSYGHLLYMPWENRDSLLVTREQFEQDMLKSYEVMRKAGIEYKDAPVYIPPYEYYNKEIAAWAKNMGIQLINYTPGTMSNADYTTPDMGAKYRSSKFIYDKIMEVEKKEGLNGHLMLIHFGTDDRRTDKFYNGYLDKMIKTLKRKGYTFVPVLEATGI
- a CDS encoding threonine aldolase family protein, with translation MRSFASDNNSGVHPLVMEALNRANQNHAVGYGDDPWTEEAIRKIKETFSPDCEPLFVFNGTGSNAVALQLATRPYNLILCAETAHIYVDECGAPARMTGCQIRPIATPDGKLTPELIRPYLKNFGEQHHSQPGAIYISQCSELGTVYTPGELKALTTLAHEYGMYVHMDGARLANACVALNLSFKELTVDCGIDILSFGGTKNGLMLGESVIIFNPDLKKEALYVRKQSAQLASKLRYLSCQFTAYLTDDLWKKNAAHANAMAQKLYEGLQTLPDVQFTQKMESNQLFLTMPRPVIDRLMKSYFFYFWNEAENEIRFVTSFDTTEEDIQSLLQAVKDSF
- a CDS encoding winged helix-turn-helix domain-containing protein, whose protein sequence is MNKSDIGLNAGKIWRLLSNYAKWDYGTLKRKSGLKDKELGAALGWLACEDKIVLHQEDGELYIFLGVNVYIG
- the groL gene encoding chaperonin GroEL (60 kDa chaperone family; promotes refolding of misfolded polypeptides especially under stressful conditions; forms two stacked rings of heptamers to form a barrel-shaped 14mer; ends can be capped by GroES; misfolded proteins enter the barrel where they are refolded when GroES binds), with product MAKEILFNIDARDQLKKGIDTLANAVKVTLGPKGRNVIIEKKFGAPHITKDGVTVAKEVELSDAYQNTGAQLVKEVASKTGDDAGDGTTTATVLAQAIVAEGLKNVTAGASPMDIKRGIDKAVAKVVDSIKSQAEKVGDNYDKIEQVASVSANNDPVIGKLIADAMRKVSKDGVITIEEAKGTDTTIGVVEGMQFDRGYLSAYFVTNTEKMECEMEKPYILIYDKKISNLKDFLPILEPAVQTGRPLLVIAEDVDSEALTTLVVNRLRSQLKICAVKAPGFGDRRKEMLEDIAVLTGGVVISEEKGLKLEQATIEMLGTADKITVSKDNTTIVNGAGDKQNIKERCEQIKAQIAATKSDYDKEKLQERLAKLSGGVAVLYVGAASEVEMKEKKDRVDDALRATRAAIEEGIVPGGGVAYIRALDALEGFKGDNIDETTGVDIIKRAIEEPLRQIVANAGKEGAVVVQKVREGKGDFGYNARTDVYENLHAAGVVDPAKVARVALENAASIAGMFLTTECVIVEKKEDKPEMPMGAPGMGGMGGMM
- a CDS encoding co-chaperone GroES produces the protein MNIKPLADRVLILPAPAEEKTIGGIIIPDTAKEKPLKGEVVAVGHGTKDEEMVLKVGDTVLYGKYAGTELEVEGTKYLIMRQSDVLAVLG
- a CDS encoding bile acid:sodium symporter family protein; amino-acid sequence: MNTVWIVLPILTLLMFELGLTLEIKDFKLFRQRPYPVFAGLIGQIVLLPILAFALGYLFHLEPLFFIGLVLIACSPGGSSSNIFSMIAKGDVALSVSLTALSSIITLFTIPVIMELATQIAGDNSGITIHLPIGSLIIQNLLLMLLPIAIGVLTKHFCPKAAERIHKVLSKIAFPALILLATVFFIQHHETIAAQIGRLGLCITLMILLAMGGGYLISRSMKLNRKEQRTLIIEIGMQNAAQSIAIASSPFIFNNDIIAIPAIIYALMMNIILLVYVGIVKRK